In Xenopus tropicalis strain Nigerian chromosome 5, UCB_Xtro_10.0, whole genome shotgun sequence, one genomic interval encodes:
- the serpine2 gene encoding glia-derived nexin isoform X1 gives MRSLFTLLFLGAFLASAQPELDLLSLEELGSDIGIQVFNQVVKSRPHENFVMSPHGISSVLGMLQLGADGKTKKQLMTVMRYKINEVAKSLKKINRAIVAKKNKDIVTSANGVFASSVFKMESSFVYKNKDVFHSDVRSVDFQEKNTAASIINQWVKNQTNGMIEGLISPELLDSSVTRLVLVNALYFKGLWKSRFQPENTKKRTFHGPDGKDYQVPMLAQLSLFRSGSASTPNGLWYNVIELPYHGGSLSMLVALPTEESTPLSAIIPHISTKTLQSWMTMTPKRVQLILPKFSVEAEADLKEPLRNLGITEMFDVSKANFAKITRSESLHVSHLLQKAKIEVNEDGTKASGATTAVLIARSSPRWFTVDRPFLFFIRHNPTGAVLFTGQINKP, from the exons ATGAGGAGTTTATTCACCCTCCTATTTCTTGGTGCTTTTCTGGCATCTGCACAACCAGAGCTCGATCTACTATCCCTGGAGGAACTGGGCTCAGACATTGGAATTCAAGTCTTTAACCAAGTGGTTAAGAGCAGGCCGCATGAAAATTTTGTAATGTCACCACATGGAATCTCATCTGTGCTGGGCATGCTGCAGCTTGGGGCAGATGGGAAGACTAAGAAGCAATTGATGACTGTCATGCGGTATAAAATCAATG agGTTGCCAAAAGCCTAAAGAAAATTAACCGGGCCATCGTTGCAAAGAAGAATAAAGATATTGTGACGAGTGCAAATGGAGTGTTTGCCAGCAGTGTGTTCAAAATGGAGAGCTCCTTTGTCTACAAGAATAAAGATGTctttcacagtgatgtcagaagTGTTGACTTTCAGGAGAAGAACACAGCTGCTTCCATTATTAACCAGTGGGTGAAAAATCAGACTAATG GGATGATAGAAGGACTGATCTCACCAGAACTATTGGACAGTTCTGTTACACGGCTGGTACTGGTTAATGCTCTGTATTTCAAGGGACTCTGGAAATCTCGCTTCCAGCCAGAAAACACAAAGAAACGCACCTTTCATGGACCAGACGGAAAAGACTATCAAGTGCCTATGTTAGCCCAGCTGTCGCTGTTCAGAAGTG GCTCTGCAAGTACACCCAATGGTCTTTGGTACAATGTCATCGAACTTCCTTACCATGGAGGAAGCCTTAGCATGCTAGTGGCATTGCCCACAGAAGAGAGCACGCCTTTGTCTGCCATCATCCCCCACATTAGTACCAAAACCCTGCAGAGCTGGATGACTATGACTCCAAAGAGAGTTCAGCTCATCTTACCAAA GTTCAGTGTGGAAGCCGAAGCTGATCTAAAAGAGCCTCTAAGGAACTTGGGTATCACAGAGATGTTTGATGTATCAAAAGCCAACTTTGCAAAGATCACAA GATCAGAGAGTCTCCACGTCTCGCACCTGCTCCAGAAAGCTAAGATAGAAGTAAATGAGGATGGTACAAAGGCATCTGGAGCCACAA CTGCAGTTTTGATAGCAAGATCATCGCCCCGTTGGTTTACAGTGGACaggccatttttgttttttatccgACATAATCCTACAG GTGCTGTGCTCTTCACAGGGCAGATTAACAAGCCTTGA